In the Larimichthys crocea isolate SSNF chromosome XXI, L_crocea_2.0, whole genome shotgun sequence genome, one interval contains:
- the setd6 gene encoding N-lysine methyltransferase setd6: MATEAKRHKVSDDSELSPLQNFLQWCDRVHLVLSSKVCVSKEGTVAEYGMLAKDDIDEGEVLFTIPRSALLHQGTTKISALLEKEGSSLESPSGWVPLLLSLLYEYTSSGSHWKPYLSLWTDFKTLDHPMFWSKEERDRLLRGTGIPEAVDKDLANIQREYKDVVLPFIAKHPDLWNPDTHTLDLYTQLVAFVMAYSFQEPQEEDDDEEDEEDEEQEAPNPPMMVPMADMLNHVSNHNANLEFTPDSLKMVCVRPIRKGEEVFNTYGQMANWQLLHMYGFVEPYQSNSNDTADIPIGNLYEIATQGIQSDLDRQLLEEQWEMACEILQEKAAFVFGKQGCLTDTELHTVLKVISMSDKEFSEFKDNEGWEEDEEDDEKISLAFSNEGLPGLKASWKGLIRETARLTVRSYRGGGEGEKMEDVDVDRALIEDEAALAALSSRQQRALQVRYGQKSILYRLMELTTS, from the exons ATGGCAACAGAAGCGAAACGACACAAG GTGTCTGATGACTCCGAGCTCAGTCCTCTGCAGAACTTTCTCCAGTGGTGTGACAGAGTCCACCTGGTGCTGAGCAGTAAG gtgtgtgtgagcaaagAGGGAACGGTGGCAGAGTACGGCATGTTGGCGAAGGACGACATAGACGAGGGCGAGGTTTTGTTCACCATCCCCAGATCGGCTCTTCTCCACCAGGGGACAACCAAGATCTCCGCCCTGCTGGAGAAAG AGGGGTCGTCTCTGGAGAGTCCGTCCGGCTGGGTTCCCCTGCTGCTGTCCCTGCTGTATGAGTACACGTCCTCTGGGTCCCACTGGAAGCCCTACctgtctctgtggactgactTCAAGACGCTGGACCACCCCATGTTCTG GTctaaagaggagagagaccGGCTGCTGAGGGGAACAGGCATCCCGGAGGCGGTGGATAAAGACCTGGCTAACATCCAGAGGGAATACAAAGACGTGGTGCTTCCCTTCATCGCCAAGCATCCTGATCTGTGGAaccccgacacacacacgctggaTCTGTACACACAGCTGGTGGCCTTTGTCATGGCCTACAG TTTCCAGGAGCCACAGGAAGAGGACGACGacgaagaggacgaggaggacgaggagcagGAGGCTCCTAACCCACCGATGATGGTTCCCATGGCAGACATGCTCAACCACGTGTCCAATCACAACGCCAACCTGGAGTTCACACCG GACAGTTTGAAGATGGTCTGCGTGCGTCCCATCCGTAAAGGCGAGGAGGTGTTCAACACCTACGGACAAATGGCCAACTGGCAGCTGCTGCACATGTACGGCTTCGTGGAGCCGTATCAAAGCAACAGCAACGACACAGCCGATATCCCCATCGGCAACTTGTACGAGATCGCCACGCAAG GTATTCAGTCTGACTTGGACcggcagctgctggaggagcagTGGGAGATGGCGTGTGAGATACTGCAAGAGAAAGCCGCCTTCGTCTTCGGCAAACAGGGCTGCCTCACCGACACCGAGCTACACACCGTGCTCAAG GTGATAAGCATGTCAGACAAGGAGTTCTCAGAGTTCAAGGATAACGAAGGAtgggaggaagatgaagaggatgacgAGAAGATCTCCTTGGCGTTCTCTAACGAGGGTCTTCCCGGATTAAAAGCTTCGTGGAAAGGGTTGATCCGCGAAACGGCCCGTCTTACCGTGAGGTCCTACAGAGGCGGAGGCGAGggagagaagatggaggatgTGGACGTCGACCGGGCGCTGATAGAGGACGAGGCGGCGCTCGCAGCActgagcagcaggcagcagagggCGCTGCAAGTACGCTACGGACAGAAGAGCATCCTGTACAGACTGATGGAGCTCACCACGTCATGA